From Calditrichota bacterium, one genomic window encodes:
- a CDS encoding chemotaxis protein CheW → MEQKWVTFSVRTEMFAFELENVQEMIRMPKCRSVPRMGADDVGVTMLRNRVIPVVDLAKTLGYGDGEAVHGETLGALLRDRKQDHINWIDELANSARSKREFKLTLDPHKCKFGVWYDSFQTDDPWLKTLLKRMEVPHAEIHKLGGTVIELVQKDNPEGALKLIEDKRTTVLHSLLDLLDKAIEQVTESTRKILIVLSGRSGPLGVAVDAISTVVAISPNSIQPPDALPGIRSFDGLIGFTILPNSGTRVQLLDPLAIYPQLTSQKTNSMVLT, encoded by the coding sequence ATGGAACAGAAATGGGTGACGTTTTCCGTCCGCACCGAGATGTTTGCATTTGAACTTGAAAACGTTCAAGAAATGATTAGAATGCCCAAGTGTCGCTCCGTACCGCGGATGGGAGCCGACGATGTTGGTGTGACAATGTTGAGAAATCGCGTAATTCCAGTCGTTGACCTTGCAAAAACGCTCGGCTACGGTGATGGAGAAGCTGTGCATGGTGAGACTCTTGGTGCGTTGCTGCGCGATCGCAAGCAAGATCACATCAATTGGATTGACGAACTCGCGAACTCAGCCCGTTCCAAGCGTGAGTTTAAGCTCACGCTTGACCCACACAAATGCAAGTTCGGTGTCTGGTACGATTCCTTCCAGACGGATGACCCGTGGCTTAAGACTCTTCTTAAGCGAATGGAAGTTCCACACGCGGAAATTCATAAACTAGGGGGAACAGTCATAGAACTAGTCCAGAAAGACAATCCAGAGGGTGCGCTGAAACTGATTGAAGACAAACGCACAACCGTGTTGCACAGCCTGTTGGATCTTCTTGACAAGGCGATAGAGCAAGTTACTGAGTCTACCAGAAAGATCCTTATCGTTCTGAGTGGGCGATCTGGCCCGCTCGGTGTTGCGGTGGATGCTATCAGCACTGTCGTCGCAATTTCTCCGAATAGCATTCAACCACCTGATGCGCTTCCCGGTATCCGCAGTTTCGATGGGCTTATTGGATTTACAATTCTGCCGAACTCGGGCACGAGAGTGCAACTGTTAGACCCACTCGCCATATACCCGCAATTGACTAGTCAGAAAACGAACTCAATGGTGTTAACCTAA
- a CDS encoding arginine deiminase — translation MTPGNVQGFLMEDIPFLQQMQNEHAAFRITMQESGVEVLLLADLVRDVVKTETGRARLISEACELNHNQALIQPILEHFSEDEISSIVFRGLTDKEFAVKTRESTEDLNVHHDRFLIDPSPNSYFTRDPAMVFRDEVISCNAHYPARIRETWVTHTMLELHPAFADIKFIFGVSDKEARPYTIEGGDIIVINEDAVAVGRSERTRSETIALLAANLFREGKAKRVYEVEIPPERVYMHLDTVFTIVGPQSVVFFPPVIEHSPSVRCYEVSEDSKPKVIREKRTLLDILKDELGSPLNIIRTANGDARYAAREQRSAGSNMLALAPNRVISYERNIHTNKALRDAGIEVLEIPGSELVRGLGGPRCMSMPLCRNPV, via the coding sequence TTGACTCCCGGGAATGTTCAAGGCTTTCTCATGGAGGATATTCCGTTCTTGCAGCAAATGCAGAACGAACATGCCGCTTTCCGGATTACCATGCAAGAGTCCGGTGTTGAAGTTCTCTTGCTTGCTGACCTCGTTCGCGACGTGGTCAAGACTGAAACCGGCCGCGCGAGATTAATCAGCGAAGCCTGCGAACTGAATCACAACCAAGCGTTGATTCAGCCGATCCTTGAACATTTCTCCGAAGACGAAATCAGCAGCATCGTTTTTCGTGGATTAACGGATAAAGAGTTCGCCGTCAAGACCCGCGAATCTACTGAAGACCTGAATGTCCACCACGACCGTTTCTTGATCGACCCGAGTCCCAATTCCTATTTCACTCGCGATCCCGCGATGGTTTTTCGCGATGAAGTCATCTCCTGCAATGCGCACTATCCCGCGCGTATCCGCGAGACGTGGGTAACTCATACGATGCTCGAATTGCATCCAGCCTTCGCCGACATCAAGTTTATTTTTGGTGTATCTGACAAAGAGGCTCGTCCCTACACGATCGAAGGCGGCGACATCATCGTCATCAACGAAGATGCTGTTGCAGTCGGAAGAAGTGAGCGCACCAGAAGCGAAACCATTGCTCTCTTAGCGGCAAATCTCTTTCGCGAAGGCAAAGCTAAACGAGTTTACGAAGTCGAGATTCCCCCCGAGCGGGTCTACATGCACCTCGATACGGTCTTCACGATTGTTGGTCCGCAAAGTGTGGTGTTCTTTCCACCCGTGATCGAGCACAGTCCGTCCGTGCGCTGCTACGAAGTTTCGGAAGACTCAAAACCCAAAGTCATCAGAGAAAAGCGCACGCTGCTCGATATTCTCAAAGACGAGTTAGGTTCTCCTCTGAATATCATCCGTACGGCCAACGGCGACGCGCGCTATGCCGCAAGAGAACAGCGCAGCGCAGGCTCCAACATGCTTGCGTTGGCTCCCAATAGAGTCATTTCCTACGAGCGGAACATCCACACCAACAAAGCTCTCCGCGATGCAGGCATTGAAGTCTTAGAAATCCCCGGCTCAGAATTAGTCCGCGGCTTAGGCGGCCCCCGCTGCATGTCCATGCCGCTGTGCAGAAATCCCGTGTAG
- a CDS encoding GTPase yields MRIMKRIKTIIQGAAGRDFHNFNTVYRDNEMFDVVAFTAAQIPGIDDRKYPAVLAGKLYPKGIPIHPQEDLEKLIDKHQIDEVVFSFSDVKHEYVMHWASRILAAGANFKLVGGRETMVKSTKPLVAICAVRTGAGKSQTTRRVAEILKAAGKKVVAIRHPMPYGDLSKQVVQRFGAISDLKKHKCTIEEMEEYEPHIARGQVIYAGVDYEKILREAEKEADVILWDGGNNDLPFYKPDIFITVADPLRAGNEMTYYPGETNFRMADVILINKVDSASLEQMQTLRESIEKYNPKAMVIDGASPIKVDKPELIRGKRVLVIEDGPTCTHGEMKYGAGVVAAKKYGAAEMVDPRPYAVGSIAETFKIYPGIGTLLPAMGYGDKQMKDLEATITKAKVDSVIIATPIDLGRVIKITKPHVRVGYDLQEIGTPTLEDALAPLLKAKAKSKK; encoded by the coding sequence ATCCGCATCATGAAACGAATCAAAACCATCATCCAGGGAGCCGCAGGACGCGACTTCCACAATTTCAACACCGTCTACCGCGACAACGAAATGTTCGATGTCGTGGCCTTCACCGCAGCTCAAATTCCGGGCATTGATGACCGCAAATATCCCGCGGTGCTGGCCGGAAAACTATATCCCAAGGGAATTCCGATTCATCCGCAGGAAGACCTCGAAAAGCTGATCGACAAACACCAGATCGATGAAGTCGTCTTCTCGTTTAGCGATGTCAAGCACGAGTACGTCATGCACTGGGCGTCGCGGATTCTCGCAGCGGGAGCAAACTTCAAGCTCGTCGGCGGCCGCGAAACCATGGTCAAGAGCACCAAGCCCTTGGTTGCCATCTGCGCAGTCCGCACCGGCGCAGGCAAGTCGCAAACCACTCGCCGCGTCGCTGAAATCTTGAAAGCCGCTGGCAAAAAAGTTGTCGCCATTCGTCACCCCATGCCGTACGGCGATCTGTCGAAGCAGGTCGTGCAGCGTTTCGGCGCGATTTCCGACTTGAAAAAACACAAGTGCACCATCGAAGAGATGGAAGAGTACGAACCGCACATCGCGCGCGGTCAAGTCATCTATGCGGGCGTCGACTACGAAAAAATTCTCCGCGAAGCCGAAAAAGAGGCCGACGTGATTTTGTGGGACGGCGGCAACAATGACTTGCCGTTCTACAAACCCGACATCTTCATCACCGTCGCCGATCCCCTGCGCGCCGGAAATGAAATGACCTACTATCCCGGCGAGACCAATTTCCGCATGGCCGACGTGATCTTGATCAACAAAGTTGACAGCGCGTCGCTCGAGCAAATGCAAACGCTTCGTGAATCCATCGAGAAGTATAATCCCAAAGCAATGGTGATTGACGGCGCGTCGCCCATCAAGGTGGACAAACCCGAGCTGATTCGCGGCAAGCGTGTCTTGGTCATCGAAGACGGCCCGACGTGTACACACGGCGAGATGAAGTACGGCGCCGGTGTCGTCGCCGCGAAAAAATACGGCGCCGCCGAAATGGTGGATCCGCGTCCCTATGCCGTTGGTTCAATCGCCGAAACGTTCAAAATATATCCCGGTATCGGCACATTGCTTCCTGCGATGGGCTACGGCGACAAACAAATGAAGGACCTCGAGGCCACGATCACCAAAGCGAAAGTGGACTCCGTCATCATCGCCACGCCGATTGATTTGGGACGTGTGATCAAGATCACCAAGCCCCACGTCCGTGTCGGTTACGATCTGCAAGAGATCGGCACTCCCACGCTCGAAGATGCGCTCGCTCCCTTGCTGAAAGCAAAAGCCAAGAGCAAGAAATAG
- a CDS encoding cupin domain-containing protein, which produces MQNILHLLDSIQYNPESVVSRTLIKNPHGTITLFAFDQGQELSEHSAPFDAMVQVLDGEVELIIGGESHIARANEFVIMPANIPHAVKAKTKFKMLLTMLKG; this is translated from the coding sequence ATGCAAAATATCCTTCATTTACTTGATTCCATTCAGTATAATCCCGAGTCCGTGGTCTCGCGCACGTTGATCAAGAATCCGCACGGCACAATAACCCTGTTTGCATTTGACCAAGGTCAGGAACTCTCCGAGCACTCCGCACCCTTCGATGCCATGGTCCAAGTCTTAGACGGCGAAGTCGAACTAATAATCGGCGGCGAGTCCCACATCGCCCGCGCCAACGAGTTCGTCATCATGCCCGCCAACATCCCCCACGCCGTCAAAGCCAAAACAAAGTTCAAAATGCTCCTGACAATGCTAAAAGGCTGA
- a CDS encoding c-type cytochrome, with translation MSLFPPVFRLMPWILGILLLGIVGCSNDDDDDAVTSPVSARERFNLKPLGPIPYPDNNPPMQERISLGKFLFYDPILGGEMDASCATCHHPAFAFADLRQFPVGVAGSGGLGPDRIRGNSSVTSEPVGFTPRNSPTIFNTAFNADETGLPTHNGFFFWDGRVKSLEVQATKPITSRVEMRGDAYPGDDSHAANSALDSVLNRLRGFEEYVERFSVAFPQEFDEWQAGTRAHVIDSSTYGRAMASYERELVTRNSAYDRYVAGDDHALTAAELRGLELFFTKAKCAECHSGPMFSDFEFIVNGVPQEGPGKAVIPGDDCGREEHTLNQGDRYAFRTPTLRNVELTPPYMHDGVFENLEQVMAFYNDGAFPRHPECSTEELDPLLRDPLGLTNDEIQDIIAFMKSLTDPGSQLSPFLMTVPDRVPSGLVPVLGLSAGPPPVGIPG, from the coding sequence ATGTCTCTTTTTCCGCCTGTGTTCCGGCTGATGCCGTGGATTCTCGGAATTTTGCTTCTGGGAATCGTCGGCTGCAGCAACGATGATGACGATGATGCCGTCACGTCACCCGTCTCCGCGCGCGAGCGCTTCAATCTGAAGCCGCTCGGCCCAATTCCTTATCCTGACAACAACCCGCCGATGCAAGAGCGCATCTCGCTCGGCAAGTTCCTCTTCTACGATCCGATTCTCGGCGGTGAGATGGATGCGTCCTGCGCGACCTGTCATCACCCTGCGTTCGCTTTCGCGGACCTGCGGCAGTTCCCCGTCGGTGTGGCTGGATCAGGAGGACTCGGTCCCGACAGAATTCGCGGCAACTCCTCAGTCACAAGTGAGCCAGTTGGTTTCACTCCGCGCAACTCGCCCACGATTTTCAACACCGCCTTCAATGCGGATGAAACCGGTTTGCCAACCCACAACGGTTTCTTCTTCTGGGACGGCCGCGTCAAGAGTCTTGAAGTGCAGGCCACGAAACCCATCACGTCGCGCGTCGAAATGCGCGGCGATGCTTACCCGGGCGATGATAGTCATGCAGCGAATTCCGCGCTCGACAGTGTCCTGAATCGTCTGCGCGGATTCGAAGAATACGTCGAGCGTTTCTCCGTCGCGTTCCCGCAGGAGTTCGATGAGTGGCAAGCGGGAACTCGCGCGCACGTCATTGACTCCTCAACCTACGGCCGCGCCATGGCCTCCTACGAACGCGAGCTGGTTACTCGCAACAGCGCGTATGACCGCTATGTCGCGGGTGATGACCATGCGCTGACTGCCGCCGAGCTGCGCGGTCTCGAGCTCTTCTTCACCAAAGCGAAATGCGCCGAGTGTCACAGCGGCCCGATGTTCAGCGACTTCGAGTTTATCGTCAACGGTGTTCCGCAGGAAGGTCCCGGCAAGGCGGTCATTCCCGGCGACGATTGTGGCCGCGAAGAACATACGCTAAATCAAGGCGACCGTTACGCCTTCCGTACTCCGACTCTGCGCAACGTTGAATTGACTCCGCCGTACATGCACGACGGCGTCTTTGAAAATCTTGAGCAGGTCATGGCATTCTATAACGACGGCGCGTTTCCGCGCCATCCCGAGTGCTCGACAGAGGAGCTTGATCCCCTCCTGCGAGATCCGCTCGGCTTGACCAACGACGAAATCCAGGACATCATCGCATTCATGAAGTCGCTGACGGATCCCGGTTCGCAGCTCTCTCCGTTCTTGATGACCGTACCCGACCGAGTTCCGTCCGGTTTGGTTCCTGTGCTCGGCCTAAGTGCCGGCCCACCACCCGTCGGAATTCCCGGCTAA
- a CDS encoding heavy metal translocating P-type ATPase produces the protein MLRHKNYIIAALAILAIAAHLTLRYGTHAAESAYNIPLYLGLFFGGLPLVYDLTRKLFRREFGSDLLAGISIVTSVILGEYLAGTLVVLMLSGGEALEDFALSNASSVLKALAKRMPSVAHIKKEGRITDAALEEVSVGDILIIYPHEICPVDGVVIEGHGAMDESYLTGEPFVMSKTAGSTVISGAINGESALTIEATARAQDSRYAKIMNVMRESEETRPKLRRLGDQLGALYTPIAVGIALLAWIFSGEAIRFLAVLVIATPCPLLIAIPISIIGSISLCARRAIIIKSSVVLEQISTCKTAIFDKTGTLTYGEPKLTDRLIANGFDEREVLSLVASLERYSKHPLAHAIVESAKIEGVELPEANQVTETPGYGLIGFADNHKVIITSRNRLLRDIPDAKDQLPQISGGLECAIAIDGKYAGVFRFRDAPRSDSQSFINHLGPKHQFDRVMLVSGDRESEVKYLAEEVGITEIHAEQTPEQKLAIVRAETQKSKTLYVGDGINDAPAMMAATVGLAIGQESEVTAEAAGVVVMDNSLTKVDEFLHISKRMRSIALQSAVGGMALSIGGMFFAAAGYLTPVAGALGQEIIDVVAVLNALRAAWPPDVMSDV, from the coding sequence ATGCTCCGCCACAAAAACTACATCATCGCCGCGTTAGCTATTCTCGCCATTGCCGCGCATCTGACATTGCGGTACGGGACGCACGCAGCGGAGAGTGCATACAACATCCCACTCTATCTCGGACTCTTCTTCGGCGGACTTCCGTTAGTCTATGACCTGACTCGGAAACTCTTCCGCCGTGAATTCGGCTCCGATCTCCTCGCCGGAATCTCAATCGTCACCTCCGTCATCTTAGGCGAATATCTCGCGGGCACCTTAGTCGTATTGATGCTCTCCGGCGGTGAAGCGTTGGAAGATTTCGCTCTGAGCAATGCATCGTCCGTCTTAAAAGCGCTTGCCAAGCGCATGCCCTCAGTCGCGCACATCAAAAAAGAAGGCCGCATCACCGATGCCGCTCTCGAAGAAGTTTCCGTCGGCGATATTCTGATCATCTATCCGCACGAAATTTGTCCCGTTGACGGCGTTGTCATCGAAGGTCACGGCGCGATGGACGAATCGTATTTAACCGGCGAGCCGTTTGTGATGTCGAAGACCGCAGGCTCCACAGTCATCTCCGGCGCGATCAACGGCGAATCTGCGCTTACCATCGAAGCCACCGCTCGCGCGCAAGATTCCCGCTATGCCAAAATCATGAACGTCATGCGCGAGTCCGAAGAAACCCGTCCCAAACTCCGCAGACTCGGCGACCAACTCGGCGCGCTATACACTCCCATCGCCGTCGGCATCGCACTACTCGCATGGATATTCTCCGGCGAAGCAATCAGATTTCTCGCGGTCTTAGTCATCGCCACTCCGTGCCCACTGCTAATTGCCATTCCAATCTCCATCATCGGTTCGATTTCGCTCTGCGCAAGACGTGCGATCATCATCAAAAGTTCCGTTGTCCTCGAGCAAATCAGCACCTGCAAAACCGCGATTTTCGACAAAACCGGTACCCTAACCTACGGCGAACCCAAACTAACCGACCGCTTGATCGCAAACGGTTTCGACGAACGAGAAGTGCTATCACTCGTAGCAAGTCTCGAGCGCTATTCCAAACATCCACTCGCGCACGCCATCGTCGAGTCCGCCAAAATCGAAGGCGTCGAACTCCCCGAAGCCAACCAAGTCACCGAAACTCCCGGCTACGGCCTAATCGGTTTCGCAGACAACCACAAAGTCATCATCACCAGTCGCAATAGGCTCCTGCGCGACATCCCCGATGCAAAAGATCAACTTCCCCAAATCAGCGGCGGTTTAGAGTGTGCCATCGCCATAGACGGAAAGTATGCCGGCGTCTTCCGCTTCCGCGACGCCCCACGCTCTGACAGTCAATCCTTCATTAACCACCTCGGCCCCAAACATCAATTCGATCGCGTGATGTTAGTCTCCGGTGACCGTGAATCCGAAGTAAAATACCTCGCCGAAGAAGTCGGTATCACCGAAATTCACGCTGAACAAACTCCCGAACAAAAACTCGCCATCGTCCGCGCCGAAACTCAAAAGAGCAAAACCCTTTACGTCGGCGACGGCATCAACGACGCTCCCGCGATGATGGCTGCCACCGTCGGTTTAGCCATCGGACAAGAAAGCGAAGTCACCGCCGAAGCCGCAGGAGTTGTCGTCATGGACAACTCCCTAACAAAAGTCGACGAGTTTTTGCATATCAGTAAAAGAATGCGCTCCATCGCTCTGCAAAGTGCAGTCGGTGGCATGGCCCTAAGCATCGGCGGAATGTTCTTCGCCGCTGCCGGATATTTGACTCCGGTTGCTGGGGCGCTCGGTCAAGAAATCATTGACGTCGTCGCCGTTCTGAATGCGCTCCGTGCCGCGTGGCCGCCGGACGTAATGTCTGACGTTTAA